The following is a genomic window from Mycobacterium parmense.
GCCAGCCGCCCAACTGATCGTTCAACAGACGGTAGTGTGCCACACAGGCAGATGAAACCCTGCGAAAAGAGAGACCCAGGTTGTCACCAAAAGAATGTGATGGTCTACTCGATGCATGATGGTGACAGTTGACCCTGACCTTTGTGAAGCCAACGCGTTGTGCGTGGCAGCCGCCCCGGAAGTGTTCGATCTCGTCGATGACGAGGTCGTCGACATCTTGCTTCCGGAACCGCCCGCCGAGATGGAATCGGCCGTCGCCGAAGCGGTGATCGCCTGCCCGAAGCAGGCATTACGCATCCTCGCGGATTGACCTCAGCGTTCGTTTTCGGCTTGTTACTGCACATTATCATTGCAGAAGATGAACTTATCGTTCTACTCTGAGGGAAGTCATGTTCCAGCTGACGTGAGGTCACGCTTACCAGTCCATTCCTTGAGGAGTTCGTATGCTGCCCGACGACGCCAAGATCATCTCGGTCGACGACCACGTCATCGAGCACCCCCGGGTTTGGCTGGACCGCGTCCCCGCCAAGTACTCCGATGTGGCTCCGCGCA
Proteins encoded in this region:
- a CDS encoding ferredoxin, producing MMVTVDPDLCEANALCVAAAPEVFDLVDDEVVDILLPEPPAEMESAVAEAVIACPKQALRILAD